A genomic stretch from Chitinophaga lutea includes:
- a CDS encoding tRNA-binding protein: protein METITWNDFEKVHIHAGTIMAAKVFEKARNPAYQLEVDFGPEIGIKRSSAQITKLYQPEELIGKQVVAVINFPVKQIANFFSECLVLGVVGDEKEIVLLQPERAVKNGHRIA from the coding sequence ATGGAAACCATTACATGGAATGATTTTGAGAAGGTACACATTCATGCCGGCACCATTATGGCTGCCAAAGTGTTTGAAAAAGCGCGGAACCCTGCCTACCAGCTGGAGGTCGATTTCGGGCCGGAAATCGGCATCAAACGCTCGTCCGCCCAGATCACAAAGCTGTATCAGCCGGAAGAGCTGATAGGGAAACAGGTAGTGGCGGTCATCAACTTCCCGGTCAAACAAATCGCCAATTTTTTCTCGGAATGCCTGGTGCTGGGCGTTGTGGGCGATGAGAAGGAAATTGTGCTGCTGCAGCCGGAAAGAGCCGTCAAAAATGGCCACAGGATTGCGTAG
- a CDS encoding potassium channel beta subunit family protein codes for MEYRRLGKSGLQLSVLSFGSWITFHKQIDDSLSDRLMGLAYDNGINFFDNAEIYALGESEKMMGRILKKKNWDRTSYVLSSKAYFGWRGDHNKPNQTGLSRKHLIEACNEALERMGVDYLDLYFCHRPDKNVPMEEVVWTMNILIQQGKILYWGTSEWSPAEIMEAHMVARQYNLIGPVTEQPEYNMFRREKMEHEYLDVFRTVGLGTTIFSPLASGLLTGKYNKGIPEGSRLGLEGFEWLKNRNLLDDNVARVVKLEAVAEKLNTSLATLSVAWCIRNPHVTSAILGATKESQLTENLKALAVYPLLTDAVMEEIDGIMQTKPKARTH; via the coding sequence ATGGAATACAGAAGACTCGGCAAATCAGGCCTGCAACTGAGCGTGTTATCGTTCGGGAGCTGGATTACGTTTCACAAACAGATAGACGACTCCCTGTCCGACCGGCTGATGGGGCTGGCATACGACAACGGCATCAATTTTTTCGACAACGCGGAAATCTATGCGCTCGGTGAATCCGAAAAGATGATGGGGCGGATATTGAAGAAGAAGAACTGGGACAGGACCTCCTATGTACTGTCGAGCAAAGCATATTTCGGCTGGCGGGGCGATCACAACAAACCCAACCAGACCGGCCTGAGCCGCAAACACCTGATAGAGGCCTGCAACGAAGCCCTCGAGCGCATGGGCGTCGATTACCTCGACCTGTACTTCTGCCACCGCCCCGATAAAAACGTGCCGATGGAGGAAGTGGTGTGGACCATGAATATTCTCATCCAGCAGGGCAAGATCCTCTACTGGGGTACTTCCGAGTGGAGCCCGGCCGAGATCATGGAAGCCCATATGGTTGCAAGGCAATACAACCTGATCGGGCCCGTAACGGAGCAGCCGGAATACAACATGTTCAGAAGAGAAAAGATGGAGCACGAATACCTCGATGTGTTCAGGACCGTGGGCCTGGGCACCACCATTTTCAGCCCGCTGGCATCCGGCCTGCTGACCGGCAAATACAACAAAGGCATTCCCGAGGGTTCCCGCCTGGGCCTGGAAGGGTTCGAGTGGCTGAAAAACAGGAACCTGCTCGACGACAACGTGGCCCGCGTCGTGAAACTGGAAGCGGTGGCCGAAAAGCTGAACACCAGCCTCGCCACACTGTCGGTTGCCTGGTGCATCCGCAACCCCCATGTTACTTCCGCCATTCTTGGCGCTACCAAAGAATCGCAACTCACTGAAAATCTGAAGGCGCTGGCCGTATATCCGTTGCTGACAGATGCCGTGATGGAGGAAATAGACGGTATTATGCAGACTAAACCCAAGGCACGTACGCACTAG
- the lptC gene encoding LPS export ABC transporter periplasmic protein LptC, which produces MKQLLSYLAIVLVCCSCENDINAVRKFDANKLGVEQGFDVETIMSQTANVKGILTSPYMERHTNTPSYTEFPRGLKVVFYDSLKISSVLTARYGKYMDRENDVYLRDSVVFISLKDPAEIKRLDCKDLRWDAKRALFTTDKYCRFSTPYDTLYGVGFDANQDFSWSEFHNVHGSFKSPDSSFVQ; this is translated from the coding sequence TTGAAACAACTCCTGTCATACCTGGCGATTGTACTGGTTTGCTGCAGCTGCGAAAACGACATCAATGCCGTACGTAAGTTCGATGCTAACAAACTGGGTGTTGAACAGGGGTTTGATGTGGAAACCATCATGAGCCAGACCGCCAACGTGAAAGGCATCCTTACTTCGCCTTACATGGAGCGGCATACCAACACGCCTTCGTATACGGAATTCCCCCGCGGCCTTAAAGTGGTGTTTTACGACTCCCTGAAGATATCCAGCGTGCTCACGGCCCGCTACGGCAAGTACATGGACCGCGAGAACGATGTATACCTCCGCGACAGCGTGGTGTTCATCAGCCTGAAAGACCCTGCCGAAATCAAACGTCTCGATTGTAAAGACCTCCGCTGGGACGCGAAGCGTGCCCTGTTCACCACCGACAAATACTGCCGCTTCTCCACACCGTACGATACCCTCTACGGCGTCGGGTTCGATGCCAACCAGGATTTTTCCTGGTCCGAGTTCCATAACGTGCACGGATCATTCAAATCGCCGGACAGCAGCTTCGTCCAATAA